A portion of the Pseudarthrobacter sp. L1SW genome contains these proteins:
- the pucL gene encoding factor-independent urate hydroxylase, with translation MSSNIILGNNQYGKAEVRVVKITRDTDRHEIEDLNVTSQLRGDFAAAHLEGDNGHVVPTDTQKNTIYAFAREGIGSPEAFLLRLGEHFTSSFDWVTGGRWEAESYSWNRIQAHGAAHDHSFVRSGQEVRTAVLVRDGAAAHVIAGLKDLTVLKSTQSGFVGYPKDKYTTLPETTDRILATDVSARWRFKTGTDFSALDFNKNYDDVKALLLEGFTEKYSHALQQTLFDMGTKVLEAHSEIDEIRFSMPNKHHFLVDLSPFGLDNPNEVFYAADRPYGLIEATVQRGDASPADVAWSGIAGFC, from the coding sequence ATGAGCAGCAACATCATCCTGGGCAACAACCAGTACGGAAAGGCCGAAGTCCGGGTCGTCAAAATCACCCGCGACACGGACCGCCATGAAATTGAGGACCTGAACGTCACCTCGCAGCTGCGCGGGGACTTCGCCGCGGCCCACCTTGAAGGCGACAACGGCCACGTGGTACCCACGGATACCCAGAAAAACACCATCTACGCTTTCGCCCGGGAAGGCATCGGTTCCCCGGAGGCCTTCCTGCTGCGCCTGGGCGAGCACTTCACGTCCAGCTTCGACTGGGTAACCGGCGGACGCTGGGAAGCCGAGTCCTACAGCTGGAACCGGATCCAGGCCCACGGCGCCGCGCATGACCACTCCTTCGTCCGCAGCGGGCAGGAAGTCCGCACTGCAGTCCTGGTGCGCGACGGCGCCGCGGCCCACGTCATTGCGGGCCTCAAGGACCTCACGGTCCTCAAGTCCACCCAGTCCGGCTTCGTCGGCTACCCCAAGGACAAGTACACCACCCTGCCGGAGACAACGGACCGGATCCTCGCCACGGACGTTTCCGCACGCTGGCGCTTCAAGACCGGCACGGACTTCAGCGCGCTGGACTTCAACAAGAATTACGACGACGTCAAGGCCCTCCTGCTCGAAGGGTTCACCGAGAAGTATTCGCACGCGCTCCAGCAGACCCTGTTCGACATGGGCACCAAGGTCCTTGAGGCACACAGCGAGATCGACGAGATCAGGTTCTCCATGCCCAACAAACACCACTTCCTGGTGGACCTCTCGCCGTTCGGCCTCGACAATCCCAACGAGGTCTTTTACGCCGCCGACCGCCCGTATGGCCTGATCGAGGCAACCGTCCAGCGCGGGGACGCCAGCCCCGCGGACGTCGCCTGGTCCGGGATCGCCGGATTCTGCTGA
- a CDS encoding IclR family transcriptional regulator produces MAEKTSGGVQSVERVFELLELVTDAGGDVTLSELSSSTDLPLPTIHRLLRTLVSLGYIRQLPNRRYALGPRLIRLGEGANKQLGAVARPQLKTLVDRLGETSNMAVLDSDMVIYVAQVPSLHSMRMFTEVGRRAHTHATGVGKAILAQLDDDAVRGIVARAGMPTPTAKSIGDIDELLADLKLIRERGYAIDEEEQELGVRCFAMAVPNAPTPTAISVSGPVSRVDEHFADKAVPILREAAEAISLEMNRT; encoded by the coding sequence ATGGCAGAGAAAACCTCGGGCGGCGTGCAGTCGGTGGAGCGTGTGTTCGAACTGCTGGAGCTCGTCACGGACGCCGGGGGCGACGTCACGCTCAGCGAGCTTTCCTCGTCCACGGACCTGCCCTTGCCCACCATCCACAGGCTCCTGCGGACGCTGGTGTCCCTTGGCTATATCCGCCAGCTCCCCAACCGGCGGTACGCGCTGGGCCCGCGGCTCATCCGGCTCGGCGAGGGAGCCAACAAGCAGCTTGGTGCCGTGGCCCGCCCCCAGCTGAAGACCCTGGTGGACCGGCTGGGGGAGACCTCGAACATGGCGGTGCTGGATTCGGACATGGTCATCTACGTGGCACAGGTGCCGTCCCTCCACTCCATGCGCATGTTCACCGAGGTGGGCCGGCGCGCCCATACCCATGCCACCGGCGTCGGCAAGGCCATCCTGGCCCAGCTCGATGACGACGCCGTCCGCGGCATCGTGGCCCGGGCCGGGATGCCAACCCCCACCGCCAAGAGCATCGGGGATATTGACGAGCTCCTGGCAGACCTCAAGCTCATCCGTGAGCGCGGTTACGCGATTGACGAGGAGGAGCAGGAGCTTGGCGTGCGCTGCTTCGCCATGGCCGTTCCGAATGCCCCCACGCCCACCGCCATTTCCGTGTCCGGGCCGGTGTCCCGCGTGGATGAGCACTTCGCCGATAAGGCCGTGCCCATCCTCCGCGAGGCTGCCGAAGCCATCTCCCTGGAGATGAACCGCACCTGA
- a CDS encoding bifunctional allantoicase/(S)-ureidoglycine aminohydrolase, which translates to MGKYYSPTGGLPPQTHLTTERAIVTEAYTVIPKGVMTDIVTSNLPGFSNTRSWIIARPISGFATTFSQLIVEIGPGGGAPRAEFEAGVEGVIFVTRGKVNLTLDGELHRLEEGGYAYLAAGSNWGLENVSADIVSFHWIRKAYERLEGYEAKSFVTSDAEVEPREMPDTNGAWKTTRFADPNDLAHDMHVNIVTFQPGGVIPFPETHVMEHGLYVLEGKAMYLLNNDWVEVEAGDFMWLRAFCPQACYAGGPGQFRYLLYKDVNRQVRLT; encoded by the coding sequence ATGGGCAAGTACTACTCCCCCACCGGCGGCCTGCCGCCGCAGACGCACCTGACCACCGAGCGGGCCATCGTGACCGAGGCGTACACGGTGATCCCGAAGGGCGTGATGACGGACATCGTGACGTCCAACCTGCCGGGCTTTTCGAACACCCGCTCCTGGATCATCGCCCGCCCCATCTCGGGCTTCGCCACCACGTTCTCGCAGTTGATCGTGGAGATCGGCCCGGGCGGCGGCGCCCCCAGGGCAGAGTTCGAGGCCGGCGTCGAAGGCGTTATCTTCGTGACCCGCGGCAAGGTCAACCTCACGCTCGACGGCGAACTGCACCGGCTGGAGGAGGGCGGCTACGCCTACCTTGCGGCAGGGTCCAACTGGGGCCTGGAAAACGTCTCGGCTGACATCGTGTCCTTCCACTGGATCCGCAAGGCCTACGAGCGCCTCGAAGGGTACGAGGCCAAGTCCTTCGTCACCAGCGACGCCGAAGTGGAGCCGCGCGAGATGCCGGACACCAACGGCGCCTGGAAGACCACCCGCTTTGCGGACCCCAACGACCTGGCACACGACATGCACGTCAACATCGTTACGTTCCAGCCCGGCGGCGTGATCCCGTTCCCGGAAACCCATGTGATGGAGCACGGCCTGTACGTCCTTGAGGGCAAGGCCATGTACCTGCTGAACAACGACTGGGTGGAGGTGGAGGCCGGCGACTTTATGTGGCTGCGCGCGTTCTGCCCCCAGGCCTGCTACGCCGGGGGCCCGGGCCAGTTCCGCTACCTGCTGTACAAGGACGTGAACCGCCAGGTGCGCCTCACCTAA
- the aceB gene encoding malate synthase A has product MAITATDPRPMDRAEEILTTEALAFVEELHSRFAGTRNELLAARSAKRQRVADTGRLDFLPETQDVRDGDWQVAPAPAALQDRRVEMTGPAAPAKMAINALNSGAKVWLADLEDASTPTWRNVVESILNLRDAARGTLSYTSDEGKEYSLRTDAPLAVVVARPRGWHLPEKHLLINGERAVGALVDFGLHFFHVAKQLVENGQGPYYYLPKMEGYLEARLWNEVFVFAQDYLGLPQGTIRATVLIETIPAAFEMDEILYELRDHASGLNAGRWDYLFSIIKYFRDAGGEFVLPDRASVAMTAPFMRAYTELLVKTCHKRGAFAMGGMAAVIPNRRHPEVTEAAFEKVRADKTREANDGFDGSWVAHPDLVPTCREVFDAVLGNRPNQLDKQRPEVSVTAEQLLDVASAQGQVTESGLRLNLYVAVAYTAVWLSGNGAVAIHNLMEDAATAEISRSQVWQQIRNKFVLADTGNTVTRELVERILSEETERLRTEVGDEAFRRYYKPASELIAEICLSEDYTDFLTIPAYELVD; this is encoded by the coding sequence ATGGCCATCACCGCCACAGACCCCCGGCCCATGGACCGCGCGGAGGAAATCCTCACCACCGAGGCGCTGGCCTTCGTGGAGGAGCTGCACAGCCGCTTCGCCGGCACCCGCAACGAACTCCTGGCCGCCCGCTCCGCCAAGCGGCAACGCGTCGCGGACACCGGCAGGCTGGACTTCCTGCCCGAGACACAGGACGTGCGCGACGGCGACTGGCAGGTTGCGCCGGCGCCGGCGGCTTTGCAGGACCGCCGGGTGGAAATGACCGGGCCGGCGGCCCCGGCAAAAATGGCCATCAATGCGTTGAACTCCGGTGCCAAGGTGTGGCTCGCGGACCTTGAGGATGCCAGCACCCCCACCTGGCGCAACGTCGTCGAATCCATCCTGAACCTTCGCGACGCCGCCCGCGGCACCCTCAGCTACACCTCGGACGAGGGTAAGGAGTACAGCCTCCGCACCGACGCCCCGCTCGCCGTCGTGGTTGCCCGCCCCCGCGGCTGGCACCTGCCGGAAAAGCACCTGCTCATCAACGGCGAACGTGCCGTGGGCGCGCTGGTGGACTTCGGCCTGCACTTCTTCCACGTGGCCAAACAGCTGGTGGAGAACGGACAAGGCCCCTACTACTACCTGCCCAAAATGGAGGGTTACCTTGAGGCACGACTGTGGAACGAGGTCTTCGTCTTCGCCCAGGATTACCTGGGACTGCCGCAGGGCACCATCCGCGCCACTGTGCTGATCGAAACCATTCCGGCGGCCTTTGAAATGGATGAGATCCTCTACGAGCTGCGGGACCACGCCTCCGGGCTCAATGCCGGGCGCTGGGACTACCTGTTCAGCATCATCAAGTACTTCCGGGACGCCGGCGGGGAGTTTGTCCTCCCGGACCGGGCCTCCGTGGCCATGACGGCCCCGTTCATGCGCGCCTACACCGAACTGCTGGTCAAGACCTGCCACAAGCGCGGCGCCTTCGCCATGGGCGGGATGGCCGCCGTCATCCCCAATCGCCGCCACCCGGAGGTCACGGAGGCTGCGTTTGAAAAGGTCCGGGCGGACAAGACCCGGGAGGCGAACGACGGTTTCGACGGTTCCTGGGTGGCACACCCGGACCTGGTTCCGACCTGCCGCGAGGTCTTTGACGCAGTGCTCGGCAACAGGCCGAACCAGCTGGACAAGCAGCGCCCGGAGGTTTCCGTGACGGCGGAACAGCTGCTGGACGTGGCCTCCGCCCAGGGCCAGGTCACCGAGTCCGGGCTGCGGCTGAACCTCTACGTGGCCGTTGCCTACACGGCGGTGTGGCTGTCCGGGAACGGCGCCGTGGCCATCCACAACCTGATGGAGGACGCCGCCACGGCGGAGATCTCCCGCTCGCAGGTGTGGCAGCAGATCCGCAACAAGTTCGTCCTGGCGGACACCGGCAACACCGTCACCCGCGAACTGGTCGAACGCATCCTCAGCGAAGAAACCGAGCGGCTACGCACCGAGGTCGGCGACGAAGCCTTCCGCCGCTACTACAAGCCGGCCAGCGAACTGATCGCGGAGATCTGCCTCTCCGAGGACTACACGGACTTCCTCACCATCCCGGCCTACGAACTGGTGGACTGA
- a CDS encoding aldolase → MASPKPSLSAGDLAHIDVQLAATDRLLERNYPGDDGSRQPVHTVYVPADLFTASFAADWGAEALATAEAHGGLEELGALLGQDAALAGAVAPRVAAKLSSEPIEDLRLDFEDGFGDRGDDAEDAAAVAAASAVAKAVAAGSAPPFIGIRFKCFEAATRVRGLRTLDLFVSGLASAGELPEGLVLTLPKVTTVAQVQAMDYAVSRLEEVHSLPAGRLRFEVQVETPQLILGPDGTSPVAQLPHAVPGRISGLHYGTYDYSASLQISAEYQSMEHPVADFAKEVMQLAVAGTGIRLSDGSTNIIPVGDNVENAWQLHGRLVRRSLERGFYQGWDLHPAQLPSRFTATYAFYRQGLPAAAARLRNYVEQTTGGVMDEPATARALAAFVLRGVQCGAVGADEVQALAAVGIPQLTALAHPRLATTSNS, encoded by the coding sequence ATGGCATCACCCAAGCCCTCGCTCTCCGCAGGGGACCTCGCACACATCGACGTCCAGCTGGCCGCCACCGACCGCCTGCTGGAACGGAACTACCCGGGCGACGACGGCTCCCGCCAGCCCGTCCACACGGTGTACGTCCCCGCGGACCTTTTTACGGCGTCGTTCGCTGCCGACTGGGGCGCCGAGGCGCTGGCGACGGCGGAGGCCCACGGGGGCCTAGAAGAGCTCGGGGCGCTGCTTGGCCAGGACGCCGCACTAGCCGGGGCCGTGGCCCCGCGCGTCGCGGCCAAGCTTTCCAGTGAACCCATCGAGGACCTGCGGCTCGATTTCGAGGACGGGTTCGGGGACAGGGGCGACGACGCCGAGGACGCCGCCGCCGTTGCCGCGGCTTCCGCGGTGGCCAAGGCAGTCGCTGCCGGGTCAGCACCCCCGTTCATCGGCATCCGGTTCAAGTGCTTCGAAGCAGCCACGCGGGTCCGCGGGCTGCGTACCCTGGACCTGTTTGTGTCCGGCCTGGCCTCGGCCGGTGAACTCCCCGAAGGGCTGGTCCTGACCCTGCCCAAGGTGACCACCGTAGCGCAGGTGCAAGCGATGGACTACGCCGTGTCCCGGCTGGAGGAAGTGCACTCGCTTCCCGCCGGACGGCTCCGGTTCGAGGTGCAGGTGGAAACCCCGCAGCTCATCCTGGGGCCGGACGGCACGTCGCCGGTGGCACAGCTGCCGCACGCTGTTCCGGGCCGGATCAGCGGCCTGCACTACGGCACGTACGACTACTCCGCGTCGCTGCAGATTTCGGCCGAGTACCAGTCCATGGAACACCCGGTGGCCGACTTCGCCAAGGAAGTCATGCAGCTGGCCGTTGCCGGCACCGGCATCCGCCTCTCCGACGGGTCCACCAACATCATCCCCGTGGGCGACAACGTGGAGAATGCCTGGCAGCTGCACGGCAGGCTTGTCCGGCGTTCCCTGGAGCGGGGTTTCTACCAGGGCTGGGACCTGCACCCCGCCCAGCTGCCCAGCCGTTTCACGGCCACCTACGCCTTCTACCGGCAGGGGCTGCCCGCGGCCGCTGCACGGCTGCGGAACTACGTGGAACAGACCACAGGCGGCGTGATGGACGAACCCGCCACGGCCCGCGCCCTGGCCGCGTTCGTCCTGCGCGGCGTCCAGTGCGGCGCCGTCGGTGCGGATGAAGTCCAGGCGCTTGCCGCCGTCGGAATTCCGCAGCTCACTGCACTGGCCCACCCGCGGCTCGCCACCACTTCCAACTCCTAG
- a CDS encoding NAD-dependent malic enzyme has product MANPSPGNSITLRVEAPSSFSATSELAAAVGAAGAAITALDVSESHHETLVVDVTCNTTDDAHAARVKDALNALDGVTVQHVSDRTFLMHLGGKLEVVPKVALRNRDDLSRAYTPGVARVCLAIAEDPSAARNLTVKRNTIAVLTDGSAVLGLGNIGPAAALPVMEGKAALFKQFANVDAWPVCLDTQETEEIIMIAKALAPVYGGINLEDIAAPRCFEIENRLRAELDIPVFHDDQHGTAIVTLAALVNALRVVGKKLSEVRIVVSGVGAAGSAIIQLLKAQGARHIIAAGRSGAIHSGETYGDEHRRWIAANTNAEGFAGTLHEALVGADVFIGVSAPHVIGEEQVASMAADAIVFAMANPTPEIDPVVASKHAAVVATGRSDFPNQINNVLAFPGFFRGLLDAGASDITPEMLVAAADAIANRVADDELNASYIIPSVFDPHVAANVASAVAAAANAAAAAPAPVAALASA; this is encoded by the coding sequence ATGGCGAACCCCAGCCCCGGAAATTCGATCACCCTGCGCGTGGAAGCGCCCTCGAGCTTCAGCGCCACCAGCGAGCTTGCCGCTGCAGTCGGAGCGGCAGGCGCCGCCATCACCGCCCTGGACGTCAGCGAATCCCACCACGAAACCCTCGTTGTGGACGTCACCTGCAACACCACGGACGACGCCCACGCCGCCCGCGTCAAGGATGCCCTCAACGCGCTTGACGGCGTCACGGTCCAGCACGTCTCGGACCGCACCTTCCTGATGCACCTGGGCGGCAAGCTGGAAGTCGTCCCCAAAGTCGCACTGCGCAACCGCGACGATCTCTCCCGCGCCTACACTCCCGGCGTCGCCCGCGTCTGCCTGGCCATCGCCGAGGACCCCTCGGCAGCCCGCAACCTCACGGTCAAGCGGAACACCATCGCCGTCCTTACCGACGGTTCGGCCGTCCTTGGCCTCGGCAACATCGGCCCGGCCGCGGCCCTTCCGGTCATGGAAGGCAAGGCCGCACTCTTCAAGCAGTTCGCCAATGTGGACGCCTGGCCGGTCTGCCTGGACACCCAGGAGACCGAGGAAATCATCATGATCGCCAAGGCCCTGGCCCCGGTCTACGGCGGCATCAACCTGGAGGACATCGCTGCGCCGCGCTGCTTCGAGATCGAGAACCGGCTCCGCGCTGAACTGGACATCCCGGTGTTCCACGACGACCAGCACGGCACCGCCATCGTCACCCTCGCAGCCCTCGTCAACGCGCTGCGCGTGGTGGGCAAGAAGCTCAGCGAGGTCCGCATTGTGGTTTCGGGCGTCGGCGCCGCGGGCTCTGCCATCATCCAGCTCCTCAAGGCCCAGGGCGCGCGGCACATCATCGCCGCCGGCCGTTCCGGCGCCATCCATTCCGGTGAAACCTACGGGGACGAGCACCGCCGGTGGATCGCCGCCAACACCAACGCGGAAGGCTTCGCCGGCACGCTGCACGAGGCCCTCGTCGGCGCGGACGTGTTCATCGGCGTCAGCGCCCCGCACGTGATCGGCGAGGAGCAGGTCGCCTCAATGGCAGCGGACGCCATCGTGTTCGCCATGGCCAACCCCACGCCGGAAATAGACCCCGTCGTCGCGTCAAAGCACGCCGCGGTGGTGGCCACGGGCCGCAGCGACTTCCCCAACCAGATCAACAACGTGCTGGCATTCCCGGGCTTCTTCCGGGGCCTGCTCGATGCCGGCGCCTCGGACATCACCCCGGAGATGCTGGTGGCCGCCGCGGACGCCATCGCCAACCGGGTAGCTGACGATGAGCTCAATGCCAGCTACATTATCCCCAGCGTCTTCGATCCCCATGTGGCCGCCAATGTTGCCTCAGCCGTCGCCGCGGCCGCCAACGCGGCGGCCGCAGCCCCGGCTCCCGTTGCCGCCCTGGCCAGCGCCTGA
- a CDS encoding nucleobase:cation symporter-2 family protein has product MNTKNPLKADAKKRGKRPASSRPEDERLSVGSSFAYGFQHVLTMYGGIIAVPLIVGQAAGLSPADIGILVAAALFMGGLATLLQTIGVPFFGSQLPLVQGVSFASVATMVAIVSGGGGLPAVFGAVMVSAAVGLLIAPVFSQIVRFFPPVVTGTVITTIGLTLMPVAANWAMGGNRRAENYGSTANIGLAAVTLALVLLLSKVGSATISRLSILLAMVGGTVVAVATGMADFSRVGDGPIAAFPTPFHLGAPTFEIAAIISMVIVVLVILTETMADILAVGEIVGTRTDSKRIAAGLRADMGSSLLAPVFGSFTQSAFAQNVGLVAVTKIKSRYVVAAGGVILVLLGLLPVLGRVVAAVPTAVLGGAGIVLFGTVAASGIRTLAKVEYRNNMNLIIVAASVGFGMIPIAAPTFYDQFPSWFSTIFHSGISSAAVMAILLNLLFNHLKAGNSENQSVFVAGTGRVVREEDLKCLADGDRFEGGKLIDCDGKEVPVQSSEKASGH; this is encoded by the coding sequence ATGAACACCAAGAACCCCCTCAAAGCCGACGCCAAAAAGCGCGGCAAGCGTCCCGCTTCCAGCCGGCCGGAGGATGAACGGCTTTCGGTCGGGAGCAGCTTCGCCTACGGATTCCAGCATGTCCTGACCATGTACGGTGGCATCATCGCCGTTCCGCTGATCGTCGGGCAGGCCGCCGGCCTCTCCCCCGCGGATATCGGCATCCTGGTTGCAGCAGCGCTCTTCATGGGCGGCCTTGCCACCCTGCTGCAGACCATCGGCGTGCCGTTCTTCGGCTCCCAACTCCCCCTGGTCCAGGGCGTCTCGTTCGCCAGCGTGGCCACGATGGTGGCGATCGTCAGCGGCGGCGGCGGGCTGCCGGCGGTCTTCGGGGCGGTGATGGTTTCCGCAGCAGTCGGCCTGCTGATCGCGCCGGTCTTTTCACAGATCGTCCGGTTCTTCCCTCCGGTGGTGACCGGCACCGTCATCACCACCATCGGCCTCACCCTCATGCCCGTCGCCGCCAACTGGGCGATGGGCGGAAACCGGAGAGCCGAGAACTACGGGAGCACGGCCAACATCGGCCTCGCCGCCGTGACCCTCGCCCTGGTGCTGCTCCTGAGCAAGGTGGGCAGCGCCACCATTTCACGCCTGTCCATACTCCTGGCCATGGTTGGCGGCACCGTTGTCGCGGTCGCCACCGGCATGGCGGACTTCTCCAGGGTCGGCGACGGCCCGATCGCCGCTTTCCCCACCCCGTTCCATCTGGGCGCACCAACCTTTGAGATTGCCGCCATTATCTCCATGGTGATCGTGGTGCTGGTGATCCTGACCGAGACCATGGCGGACATCCTTGCCGTCGGCGAGATCGTGGGCACGCGCACAGACTCCAAGCGCATCGCGGCAGGGCTCCGCGCAGACATGGGCTCCAGCCTGCTCGCCCCGGTGTTCGGCTCGTTCACCCAGAGCGCGTTTGCACAGAACGTCGGCCTGGTGGCTGTCACCAAAATCAAAAGCCGCTACGTGGTGGCTGCCGGCGGGGTGATCCTGGTCCTGCTGGGCCTCCTGCCGGTCCTGGGCCGCGTGGTGGCGGCCGTTCCCACTGCCGTCCTGGGCGGCGCCGGCATTGTGCTCTTCGGCACCGTGGCCGCCAGCGGCATCAGGACCCTGGCCAAGGTGGAATACCGGAACAACATGAACCTGATCATTGTGGCGGCGTCAGTCGGGTTTGGCATGATCCCCATCGCCGCTCCCACTTTCTACGACCAGTTCCCGTCCTGGTTCAGCACCATCTTCCACTCCGGCATCAGCTCGGCCGCGGTCATGGCCATCCTGCTGAACCTGCTGTTCAACCACCTCAAGGCGGGTAATTCCGAGAACCAGTCGGTGTTCGTGGCCGGCACCGGCCGGGTGGTCCGGGAGGAGGACCTGAAATGCCTGGCCGACGGCGACCGCTTCGAGGGCGGCAAGCTGATCGACTGCGACGGCAAGGAAGTCCCGGTCCAGTCATCCGAAAAGGCGTCAGGGCATTAG